In the Plasmodium chabaudi chabaudi strain AS genome assembly, chromosome: 13 genome, one interval contains:
- a CDS encoding M17 leucyl aminopeptidase, putative, which yields MYLIRLNINSVDKISENIIKRYYFYSLKANTKKSFSTFFISNNIKNKNNYNSVCCEFPQFSKDKTQFLTGSKIIKNFYSINNKENSNSSFTKFEKMASKVPQVNSLDPAVLPINYTTPFDDVKVEVKDSGKDGCTFDDGLVLFLVHSASEKEKGSLKISSNIKDSKINEFLSNNDDIFNGKIGTPKSFYISNEKNKYVNLTFIRCGGVDEEMTECEIRKIAPSLAQVLHDNKPTSASIIFEIDINESLFRFFLETVFYESIVDERFKSTDKASNKHSSNSANMKNLHIFLKNHNANYNKEVEKARIYFMGTHFACQLTSAPSNYCNPVSLANVAVELAEKLNLEHKILGIKELEELKMGAYLSVGKGSMYPHRFIHLTYKGKGEIKKKIAFVGKGITFDSGGYNLKAAPGSLIELMKFDMGGCAAVLGSAYCIGTIKPEHVEVHFISALCENMISENAYRPGDIITASNGKTIEVGNTDAEGRLTLADALVYAEKIGVDHIIDIATLTGAMLFSLGTSYAGVFGNDEKLINKILASSKSSSEPVWWLPIIKDYRPCLNSRLADINSLPSGNKASSIIASLFLNEFVQSTSWAHIDIAGACWNYIDRKPTGYGVRLLSEYVLSHSI from the coding sequence ATGTATCTAATACGGTTGAATATAAATTCTGTTGATAAAATTtctgaaaatattattaaacgttactatttttatagtttaaaagctaatacaaaaaaatcttTTTCtaccttttttatatctaataatataaaaaataaaaacaattacAATAGTGTTTGTTGTGAATTTCCACAATTTTCCAAAGATAAAACACAATTTTTGACGGGctcaaaaataataaaaaacttttatagcattaataataaagaaaattctAATAGTTCTTTTACGAAATTTGAAAAGATGGCATCTAAGGTTCCACAAGTAAATAGCCTTGATCCAGCAGTTTTACCCATAAACTATACGACCCCATTTGACGATGTAAAAGTCGAAGTAAAAGATTCTGGAAAAGATGGTTGTACTTTTGACGATGGattagtattatttttagttCATTCTGCATCTGAAAAAGAGAAAGGGAGTTTAAAAATAAGCTCAAATATTAAGGATAGCAAAATAAACGagtttttatcaaataatgatgaCATTTTTAATGGGAAAATTGGAACACCAAaaagtttttatatatctaaTGAAAAGAACAAATACGTAAATTTAACTTTTATTAGATGTGGAGGAGTTGATGAAGAAATGACGGAATGCgaaattagaaaaatagCGCCTAGCTTAGCTCAAGTATTGCATGATAATAAGCCTACATCTGCATCTATCATTTTTGAAATAGATATCAATGAATCATTATTTAGATTCTTTTTAGAAACCGTTTTTTATGAATCTATAGTTGATGAAAGATTCAAATCTACCGATAAGGCTAGTAACAAGCATTCTTCAAATTCAgcaaatatgaaaaatttgcatatatttttaaaaaatcataacgctaattataataaagaagTTGAGAAAGCCCGAATCTATTTTATGGGTACGCATTTTGCATGTCAACTTACTTCAGCTCCATCAAACTATTGCAATCCCGTCTCTTTAGCAAATGTAGCTGTTGAACTAgcagaaaaattaaacttAGAACACAAAATCTTAGGAATAAAAGAACTTGAAGAATTAAAGATGGGAGCATATCTATCAGTAGGAAAAGGTAGTATGTACCCACATAGATTTATCCATTTAACTTATAAAGGAAAAggtgaaattaaaaagaaaattgcATTTGTTGGTAAAGGTATTACATTTGATTCAGGGggatataatttaaaagcTGCTCCCGGATCTTTGATTGAATTAATGAAGTTTGATATGGGGGGCTGCGCAGCTGTTTTAGGTTCTGCTTATTGCATTGGAACTATAAAACCAGAGCATGTTGAAGTTCACTTTATAAGTGCATTATGTGAAAATATGATTTCAGAAAATGCTTATCGACCTGGTGATATTATAACTGCATCTAATGGAAAAACTATTGAAGTAGGCAATACAGATGCAGAAGGGAGATTAACATTAGCAGATGCATTAGTATATGCTGAAAAGATTGGTGTTGATCATATTATTGATATAGCTACATTAACAGGTGCTATGCTATTTTCATTAGGTACAAGTTATGCTGGTGTTTTTggaaatgatgaaaaactaattaataaaatattagcaTCATCAAAAAGTTCTAGTGAACCCGTATGGTGGTTACCAATTATTAAAGATTATAGACCATGTTTAAATTCAAGACTTGCAGATATAAATAGTTTACCTTCAGGTAATAAAGCATCCTCTATTATTgcatctttatttttgaacGAATTTGTACAATCAACATCATGGGCACATATAGATATTGCCGGAGCTTGTTGGAATTATATAGATAGAAAACCAACAGGTTATGGTGTTAGACTTTTATCTGAATATGTATTAAGTCACTCTatctaa
- a CDS encoding nucleoporin NUP313, putative, whose amino-acid sequence MISHKRKRKYIQDDRHDNSNDSESSVKLENEKGYDKDIIYDQIYSTPKKNKPRCLVLSNSKDNLLTNFTNLLKIENYGVEYKIKWYVHLFRICLFNERLYGSTQKTGSGKNKKEKGTEENINKLILEYNVDELLKNVQKLILRKLDCENLYYQKILVIVCLLFDYFQNRKHHNIKTIKHLEGEEEDTKNSIDDPETQNNGSDSQINGNLSNKRNDKSKRKKESKKRSRNASKKQLYDDSGDEDISKDRLSDYSENNHSSDSELLKNNEKKKFKPIDIINNQKNYYIIEFKNVLFNEKKKFNNLEIFYHITNFIIHKYWYSQEYAHYNIFIWFLNYINSKLEIKKSINSINSKLEMFINLHPKIFNISHAKKKRKKNNYQYNSSIHSGISQIHPNNSHYFESGIVDYPYVKNRSKQVGGGFTSFTNPTNSANTTNTSTTPNLNNNNFFSVNNNSTNNAFSGFKNTNTDSSAIGNTFGSAFKGFGQNNNVSIFGNNNAISNTAPKPIETGNTLFSTPNNTSSSLFGNSINNTTNAPATNNANNSMSKFPSLFSSNTSGSTNNNMTNMNNGMSSINNNSFNSQLNKPLFGNTTPIGNNLMPNLQNKSVNLFGSVNNNAPGQNNSNMNTTLDNNNNNAAIFGFDKNNQTNTSIFGNSSINGTGNNTNFVTTPNNNTTNNLFSFNGDAQKKLFQTPQINNLEKNNNNSTNLLNTSTNNDNNTNLFGQKNNGTGFFNSTINGNINKDLSLNNKTGFENDMLLQKTNMFSNTKPADSINFMNNNISNLNNNAAPSFSFGNNNSNDMLGGMSSNLNGQQNGNNFDNLFNGDNGSKELFKDLKISNEPTSKFTVNKKPLFSRRSVKNNLLAPNSMTTENNIFSSAYSNKDNLLNNQAKPAKVIFGQNANASTTAENTSTGLFGNTSNTTTNNTTAPILTEENKSINSTMDKPNLFSNTNKPLFNPPTNNTTMFGSTNTNIFGKPEVSNIFSPPANNNTLSSTDTKPNTDPNANTNNLISTDTSSSAFGNTSMFGGSEANNSDRNNSQGLNFPVKKLTLEERKRKTSKSNIMSLFSANTSGPNMQAANTSNSNMQTTSSIPLSGTPSLTSNNNNDAPKTNIFQFNATQTDTTTKTDTPMFGGLAKSNVFGIGKPQESFGEKKFQFGTSDKPAENTSNITASTSSNNLFGSKTEDKEKPSTEAPKTTSLFTFGNFTNKDKDETKDAPQTENKIEKDENKNETPKETPLFKGFGSITQNKTEDTNKSPNKSFIFGLGIKQEDKEEKKTSPLITDKNKDDNAIATPKFGFTNTIASSSNNQTNIFNIGNDNKNSAKSSIFVERNEKEEGSGTGVFSLNTNNKSKENTSPFSFKTDKEPSNISGINTFSSTSFAGNENKNKEADSNVNYDNIISRKRRKDVDLDYKDELKNMNFSNSNEDNNSLRNNETDYNNLNNNILNDGHKNNEGLFLKKSRIGNSLNDTKNILNTIKFDNIPSKDKLSTSFSEDKNNTNNADPTDRNIFNINMLLPDQPTKEITSTTPAPTNNESNLTKPQFNFLNKGNEQNNVEKVVNRNLAETGTNKQYEMDDKKTSENQQNFQQTSQPNESNFYISDAYRKNKMEEEKQNDFYERMRINEYLMNNNYNSDIDIMNNNVEKRNPLVIDKKSMNRIKSYNKHISFDSIDVDLDRDVVDINELRQDLFLCALNFHLHYWAEKVILFYPHNEKINKYCTSIIKIKNKFDETYNFNLFDDIHSLSRKLLKRLDKNCCIYESVLFLSGDNIQILKNAKLSLFDVFNIYHFWFKKNSSDIKKNLQDFLYTNKIYPSYLNYYMGLYKNSKSSNNKSTDLKENRTKIVKDVTSQNKLSDNEQDRKQSKSAFSFYEKFSQFAYPKQDSKSDLNNLNDSEVDKNLGSENELTNSTVDDEKSDADSSNDEHSDSSDKSANSGSQENSQNDRNSENSDLSEENLAKKTKSESEKKKKKKKVTENNLAEIFNSDSSDASNVLENNYDDEPFSMNINEKYLYLSKGKKRKKKLFLPSHIKIKKLSACECILLELILKDNVLNVLKKYKLFKREKYEYLYVNLIAMLKHYNYFSTDKSEDINAENGNNSPTNNIPSNSLKDKKYRQNINNMDKGSNLKRIANCLETNCANVKNDKINILKKICDKNLLYYINLQLKNIAHLLNYKEIEIACTYLNHIKNNLFVIFQIPILLFNVLYDKLIKSYNDFSIMDNYFNNSLLYKDFRYEYILKTKIAYMLLKKFNDQDDIENCIKFAIYFDNNRVKAHKNNIYNDYIFHKNLISSYIKVHENIVPSEWIEAKYAKDGELSDMNDSEYLDYYSFFFKDISKYIKMSIIDKIITSNIFSLHKENYTICQSAEDQDTNKKYKSNGGTNVGNNSKSANNTSENNETSQDDTEKKKNKFACYFMYMVRRSIMDDVVNIYSSKGEYFYKKLLTTLVNNNFAKDYEKSHNKHFHMFIQVANINVFMKNVFFEYINFFKKKELYNIEKIKNEDEIMDNLVNVVKVNGRNFFVVINTLTEIVTKIEKNVVKDVNINILINLRNIIIDTFYLFKYVFNNREFSLNLIENLYRNVINFNDTINSFFSDDVNFYPKEQIKDLYTHIRHKFTSQNAIN is encoded by the coding sequence atgataagcCATAAAAGGAAACGAAAATATATCCAAGATGATCGACATGATAATAGTAATGATAGTGAATCTTCTgtaaaattagaaaatgaaaaaggatatgataaagatataatttacgatcaaatatattcaacacctaaaaaaaataaaccaCGATGTTTAGTTTTATCGAATTCAAAAGATAACTTATTAACcaattttacaaatttattaaaaattgaaaattatggagttgaatataaaatcaaATGGTATGTTCATTTATTTAGAATATGCTTATTCAATGAACGATTATATGGATCAACACAAAAAACAGGATCtgggaaaaataaaaaagagaaagGAACAGAAGAAaacataaacaaattaatattagaaTATAATGTTgatgaattattaaaaaacgtacaaaaacttattttaagaaaattagattgtgaaaatttatattatcaaaaaatattagttatcgtttgtttattatttgattattttcaaaatagaAAGcatcataatattaaaactaTTAAACATTTAGAAGGGGAAGAAGAAGACACTAAAAATTCCATAGACGATCCTGAAACACAAAATAATGGTTCGGATTCACAAATCAATGGAAATTTATCAAACAAACGAAATGATAAAtctaaaagaaaaaaggaatCAAAGAAAAGATCACGAAATGCATCTAAAAAACAACTTTACGATGATTCAGGTGATGAAGATATAAGCAAAGACAGATTATCAGATTATTCAGAAAATAATCATTCATCTGATTctgaattattaaaaaataatgaaaagaaaaaatttaaaccaattgatattataaataatcaaaaaaattattatataattgaatttaaaaatgtcttatttaatgaaaaaaagaaatttaataatttagaaatcttttatcatattacaaattttattatacataaatattggTATTCACAAGAATATGcacattataatattttcatatggtttttaaattatattaatagcaaattagaaataaaaaaatcgatCAATAGTATTAATAGTAAGTTAGAAatgtttattaatttacatccaaaaatatttaacatATCTCatgctaaaaaaaaacgaaagaaaaataattatcaaTATAATAGTAGTATTCATAGTGGTATTAGTCAAATACATCCAAATAATAGTCATTATTTTGAAAGTGGAATTGTAGATTATCCATACGTAAAAAATAGATCTAAACAAGTAGGTGGTGGCTTCACAAGTTTTACAAATCCAACTAACTCAGCAAACACAACCAATACATCTACTACCCCAAAtcttaataataacaatttcttttcagtaaataataattcaacGAATAATGCATTCAGTggatttaaaaatacaaatacgGATTCATCTGCTATTGGAAATACCTTTGGTTCAGCCTTTAAAGGGTTTggtcaaaataataatgtaagcatatttggaaataataatgcaatATCTAATACAGCTCCAAAACCTATCGAAACGGGTAACACTCTTTTCTCAACTCCCAATAATACAAGTAGTTCCCTATTTGGAAattctataaataatacaactAATGCACCAGCTACTaataatgcaaataatTCGATGTCCAAATTTCCTAGCCTCTTTTCATCAAACACATCTGGCTcgacaaataataatatgaccAATATGAACAATGGAATGTCTTCAATCAATAATAACAGTTTCAATTCCCAACTTAATAAACCCCTTTTTGGTAACACTACTCCTATAGGGAATAATCTGATGCCTAATTTACAAAACAAAAGTGTGAATTTATTTGGGTCGGTGAATAATAATGCACCGGGgcaaaataattcaaatatgAATACTACCctagataataataataataatgcagCCATTTTTggatttgataaaaataatcaaacaAATACATCTATATTTGGAAATTCTTCAATAAATGGAACtggaaataatacaaattttgtCACAACACCAAACAATAATAcaacaaataatttattctCTTTTAATGGAGATgctcaaaaaaaattatttcaaacacctcaaataaataatttagaaaaaaataataataattcaacgaacttattaaatacatcaactaataatgataataatacaaatctTTTTggtcaaaaaaataatggtactggattttttaattctacaattaatggaaatataaataaagacttatcattaaataataaaacaggatttgaaaatgatatgttattacaaaaaacaaatatgttTTCAAATACAAAACCAGCTGAttctataaattttatgaataataatatttcaaacttaaataataatgcagCCCCTTCTTTTAGCTTTGGAAACAACAATTCTAATGATATGCTTGGAGGGATGTCTTCAAATTTAAATGGACaacaaaatggaaataattttgataatcTGTTTAATGGTGATAATGGTTCaaaagaattatttaagGATCTAAAAATATCCAATGAACCCACATCTAAATTTACAGTTAATAAGAAACCATTATTTTCTAGAAGAtctgtaaaaaataatttacttGCACCTAATTCAATGACaacagaaaataatatttttagttCTGCATATAGTAACAaagataatttattaaataatcaaGCAAAGCCTGCTAAGGTTATTTTTGGACAGAATGCGAATGCATCTACTACTGCTGAAAATACAAGCACTGGATTATTTGGCAACACATCTAACACAACTACTAATAATACAACAGCTCCAATTCTTAccgaagaaaataaatctaTAAATTCAACTATGGATAAACCAAATCTTTTTTCAAACACAAATAAACCACTGTTTAATCCACCTACTAATAATACCACTATGTTTGGTTCTACAAATACTAACATATTTGGAAAACCTGAAGtttctaatatattttcaccccctgcaaataataatactctATCATCTACAGACACAAAACCTAATACAGATCCAAATGCAAAtactaataatttaatatctACTGATACTTCAAGTTCTGCATTTGGAAATACTTCCATGTTTGGAGGTAGTGAAGCAAATAATAGTGATCGAAATAATTCTCAAGGACTTAATTTTCCTGTTAAAAAGTTGACATTAGaggaaagaaaaagaaaaacttcaaaaagtaatataatgtcattattttcagCAAATACAAGCGGCCCAAATATGCAAGCAGCAAATACAAGTAATTCAAATATGCAAACAACAAGCTCTATACCATTATCAGGTACGCCATCCTTAACaagtaacaataataatgatgcccctaaaacaaatatattccaATTTAATGCTACACAAACTGATACAACTACAAAAACAGATACCCCAATGTTTGGTGGACTTGCAAAAAGTAATGTATTTGGTATTGGAAAACCTCAAGAAAGCTTTGGAGAGAAAAAATTTCAATTTGGGACTTCAGATAAGCCTGCTGAAAATACTTCAAATATAACTGCATCTACTTCaagtaataatttatttggttCTAAAACGgaagataaagaaaaacCATCTACTGAAGCTCCTAAAACGACTAGCTTATTCACCTTTGGAAATTTTACTAATAAAGATAAGGACGAAACAAAAGATGCACCACAAACtgaaaacaaaattgaaaaagatgaaaacaaaaatgaaacacCAAAGGAAACACCTCTTTTTAAAGGCTTTGGATCTAttacacaaaataaaacagaGGATACTAATAAAAGTCCAAAtaaaagttttatttttggatTAGGAATTAAACAAGAAgataaagaagaaaaaaaaacatccCCTTTAATAactgataaaaataaagatgatAATGCTATAGCTACTCCAAAATTTGGATTTACAAATACCATAGCAAGCAGTTCGAATAATCAAACtaatattttcaacatTGGAAATGACAATAAGAATAGTGCAAAATCTAGTATATTTGTTGAACGTAATGAAAAGGAAGAAGGAAGTGGAACAGGAGTATTTTCACTTAatactaataataaatcaaaagaaaatacaagtcctttttcttttaaaactGATAAAGAACCAAGTAACATATCTGgtattaatacattttcTAGCACAAGTTTTGCaggaaatgaaaataaaaataaagaagcaGATTCAAATgtaaattatgataatattatcaGTCGAAAGAGAAGAAAAGATGTCGATTTAGATTATAAAGATgaacttaaaaatatgaatttttcCAACTCTAatgaagataataatagtttaagaaataatgaaaccgattataataatttaaataacaacattttaaatgacggccataaaaataatgaaggcttatttttaaaaaaaagtcgAATAGGAAATTCATTAAATGAtactaaaaatattctaaatacaataaaatttgataatatcCCTTCGAAAGATAAATTAAGTACATCATTTTCcgaagataaaaataatacaaataatgcCGATCCCACAGAtcgaaatatttttaatattaacatGCTACTTCCTGATCAACCTACAAAAGAAATTACCTCCACCACACCTGCACCAACAAATAATGAATCAAACTTGACTAAACCCCAATTTAATTTCCTAAACAAAGGCAATGAACAGAATAATGTAGAAAAGGTTGTTAATAGAAATTTAGCTGAAACTGGAACCAATAAGCAATACGAAATGGATGACAAAAAAACATCTGAAAATCaacaaaattttcaacAAACTTCTCAACCGAATGAATCCAATTTTTACATCTCGGATGCTTacagaaaaaataagatggaagaagaaaaacaaaatgactTTTATGAAAGAATGCGAATTAATGAGTATCTgatgaataataattataatagtgATATAgatattatgaataataatgtgGAAAAACGGAATCCACTTgttattgataaaaaaagtatgaaTAGAATcaaatcatataataaacatatttctTTTGATTCTATAGATGTAGATTTAGATCGAGATGTTGTTGATATTAATGAATTAAGACAagacttatttttatgtgcTTTAAATTTTCACTTACATTATTGGGCAGAAAAggttatattattttatcctCATAATgagaaaattaataaatactGTACTtcaataattaaaattaaaaataaatttgatgaaacatataattttaatttatttgatgatATTCATTCTTTATcaagaaaattattaaaacgCTTAGACAAAAATTGTTGTATTTATGAAAgcgttttatttttatctggtgataatattcaaatattaaAGAATGCAAAACTTTCCCTTTTTGatgtttttaatatatatcatttttggtttaagaaaaatagttcagatataaaaaaaaatcttcAAGACTTTCTTTATacgaataaaatatatccatcttatttaaattattatatgggTCTCTATAAAAATTCCAAATCTTCGAATAATAAATCTACagatttaaaagaaaatcgaactaaaattgttaaaGATGTAACATcacaaaacaaattatcAGATAATGAACAAGATCGAAAACAATCTAAATCTGCTTTCtctttttatgaaaaattttctCAATTTGCTTATCCTAAACAAGATTCAAAAAGCGATTTAAATAATCTAAATGATTCTGAAGTAGATAAAAACTTGGGTTCAGAAAATGAACTTACTAATTCTACAGTGGACGATGAAAAATCAGACGCAGACTCATCAAATGATGAACACTCTGATAGTAGTGACAAAAGTGCCAATTCGGGATCTCAAGAAAATAGCCAAAACGATCGAAATTCTGAAAATTCTGATTTGAGTGAAGAAAATCTAGCGAAGAAAACTAAATCGgaaagtgaaaaaaaaaaaaaaaaaaaaaaagtcacagaaaataatttagcagaaatttttaattcagaTAGTAGTGATGCTTCAAAtgttttagaaaataattatgatgatGAACCATTTAGTATGAATATTAAtgagaaatatttatatctttctAAAggcaaaaaaagaaaaaaaaaactatttttaccatctcatattaaaataaaaaaactcAGTGCATGTGAATGTATACTGTTAGAACTCattttaaaagataatGTATTAAacgtattaaaaaaatataaattatttaaaagagaaaagtatgaatatttatatgtaaatcTAATTGCAATGCTAAagcattataattatttttccacAGATAAATCGGAAGACATTAATGctgaaaatggaaataacaGTCCTACAAATAACATTCCTAGTAATAgtttaaaagataaaaagtatcgtcaaaatattaacaatatGGATAAAGGAAGTAATTTAAAACGAATTGCTAACTGCCTTGAAACTAATTGTgctaatgtaaaaaatgataaaataaatattttaaaaaaaatatgtgataaaaatttattatactatataaatttacaattgaaaaatattgcaCACTTACttaattataaagaaattgAAATAGCTTGCacatatttaaatcatataaaaaataatttatttgtaatttttcaaattccaattttattattcaatgTATTATATGATAAGCTCATAAAAAGTTACAACGATTTTAGTATCATGGACaactattttaataattcacttttatataaagacTTTcgatatgaatatatattaaaaacaaaaattgcatatatgttattaaaaaaatttaatgatCAAGATGATATagaaaattgtataaaatttgcaatatattttgataataatagaGTAAAAGcccataaaaataatatatataatgattatatttttcataaaaatttaattagcTCTTATATTAAAGTTcatgaaaatattgtaCCTTCTGAATGGATTGAAGCGAAATATGCAAAAGATGGTGAATTAAGTGACATGAACGATTCAGAATATTTAgattattattctttttttttcaaagatatatcaaaatatatcaaaatgaGTATTAtcgataaaattattacttcaaatatatttagtttacataaagaaaattacaCAATTTGTCAATCGGCAGAAGATCAagatacaaataaaaaatataaatcaaatGGTGGAACGAATGTAggaaataattcaaaatcTGCTAATAATACTAgcgaaaataatgaaactAGCCAAGATGatacagaaaaaaaaaaaaataaatttgcatgttattttatgtacatGGTCAGGCGATCTATTATGGATGATgttgtaaatatttattcttCAAAAggagaatatttttataaaaaattattgacAACAttagtaaataataattttgcaAAAGATTATGAAAAATCTCATAACAAACATTTTCATATGTTTATTCAAGttgcaaatataaatgtatttatgaaaaatgttttttttgaatatattaatttttttaaaaaaaaagaattatataatattgaaaaaataaaaaacgaagATGAAATTATGGATAACTTAGTTAATGTTGTAAAGGTTAATGGAAGAAATTTCTTTGTTGTAATAAATACACTAACTGAAATTGTTactaaaattgaaaaaaatgttgtaaaagatgttaatataaatatacttattaatttaagaaatataatCATTGATACTTTTTAcctatttaaatatgtttttaataatcgagaattttcattaaatctTATCGAAAACCTTTACAGAAATGTTATCAATTTTAACGACACAATTAATTCTTTCTTTTCTGACGATGTTAATTTTTACCCCAAAGAGCAGATAAAAGATTTGTACACACACATAAGACATAAATTTACAAGCCAAAATGCCATCAACTAG
- a CDS encoding centrin-2, putative, with translation MTENTSIRRRYEKSFTERPGFTEDEIEEIREAFNLLDTDGTGTIDPKEIKCAMQSLGLDVKNPMIFRMIADLEKDGYSSIDFEEFMEVITSKLGNKDTREGIQRIFNLFDDDKTGSISLKNLKRVAKELGETLTDEELRDMIDRADSKGEGEISFEDFYTIMTKKSFL, from the exons ATGACAGAAAATACGTCTATAAGAAGAAGATACGAAAAAAGTTTTACAGAACGTCCAGGTTTTACTGAAGATGAAATTGAAGAAATAAGAGAagcttttaatttattggATACTGATGGAACTg GAACAATTGACccaaaggaaataaaatgtgCTATGCAAAGTTTAGGATTGGATGTAAAAAATCCTATGATATTTAGAATGATAGCAGATTTGGAAAAGGACGGTTATTCGTCAATTGATTTTGAAGAGTTTATGGAAGTCATAACATCCAAATTG gGAAATAAAGATACAAGGGAAGGAATTCAAAGAATATTTAATCTTTTTGATGATGATAAGACAGGATCgatttctttaaaaaatttaaaaagagTTGCAAAGGAGTTAGGAGAAACATTAACTGATGAAGAATTAAGAGATATGATTGATCGTGCTGATTCAAAAGGTGAAGGAGAAATTTCTTTTGAAGATTTTTACACAAtaatgacaaaaaaaagttttttataa
- a CDS encoding heme detoxification protein, putative, translating into MKKKLYNLVLKRNYTRCGGLRRPQKVTNDPESINRKVYWCFEHKPVRRTVINLIFSHNELKNFSTLLRNTNASSSLIHELSLEGPYTGFLPSDEALNLLSANSLNKLYNDDNKMSEFVLNHFTKGLWMYRDLYGSSYQPWLMYNEKRDAPEKLTTLINNDIIVKIEGEFKNCDHSIYLNEAKIIRPNMKCHNGIIHIIDKPIIF; encoded by the exons atgaaaaaaaaattgtataatttaGTTCTTAAAAGAAATTACACACGCTGTGGCGGTTTAAGAAGACCACAAAAAGTAACAAATGATCCAGAGAGTATTAATAGAAAGGTTTATTGGTGTTTTGAACATAAACCTGTTAGGAGGACtgtaattaatttaatattttcccataatgaattaaaaaacttTTCAACTCTTTTAAGGAATACAAAtg ctaGCTCATCGCTAATTCACGAACTGTCATTGGAAGGACCTTATACGGGATTTCTTCCTTCAGACGAGGCCTTAAATTTATTGAGTGCAAATAgcttaaataaattatataatgatgataataaaatgtctGAATTCgttttaaatcattttaCTAAAGGTCTGTGGATGTACAGAGATTTATATGGCTCATCCTATCAGCCA TGGCTCATGTACAATGAAAAAAGAGACGCCCcagaaaaattaacaacTTTAATAAACAACGAcataattgtaaaaatagaaggagaatttaaaaattgtgatcattccatatatttaaatgaagCAAAAATTATAAGGCCCAATATGAAATGCCACAATGGCATAATTCATATCATAGATAAGCCaatcattttttag